A region of the Candidatus Uhrbacteria bacterium genome:
TATCAGGATATTGTTTTCTGCTCACTGCGTCAAATTCCTTACGGAGCCGATGCGGGGAATCGAACCCCGAACCACAGAGTACCAAGTCTGCAGTTGCCCCAGGCCATCGGCTCGCCTTACACTCCGTTCCACGCATTCATCGTCTTTGTCAAGCCTTGGGAGATCCAATCGTTCATGGCTTGATTAAGTTTTTTTGTTTGCGCTTTCAGTAACTTCTTTTCTGCGGCAGAAAATTTACCTAAAACGTAATCTTCTTTTGCCATGTGACGATCTGGTTTACTAACGCCAATACGGAGACGTGCGATATCGCGTGAACCGAGGCTTTGCTGAATCGACAAAATACCGTTATGACCAGCAGGTCCGGAACCGGTTGAGAATTTGAATGATCCAACATCAAAATCCATTTCATCTTGAACGACGAGAATATCGGCGTTGTCCATTTTGAAATAGGATTTGAACATTTGTACCGAGTTGCCGGAAAGATTCATGAAGGTCAGCGGACGAGCGAATAGAATCTTTTTACCGTCGATATTGGCTTCTGCGACCTCGGCATGAAAGGCTGCTTTTTTGGAGAATGGCGTTGCGCCCACGCTTTCTGCGAACGCTGTAATAGCGTCCCAGCCAATGTTATGGCGGGTTCCGTCGTATTCCTTGCCAGGGTTCCCGAGACCGACGATGAGTTTCATGTGGGTAATGATATGCTATTCTGTCATAGATATGCAAAAGAATCATGATGCGGATCGATATTGGCTCGTGACTTTTGGTTACTGTTTCTCAGCTGCATTCATTTTTAATCTTGTTTTAGCTGTTATCTTTTCTCAATCGGGTTCATTTGATTTTGGAGGTGACTTATTATTAATTTTTGTTGGCATCCCTTTATTTATTGCAATTGCTACTGTGATGATTGATGAGGCGAGATCAAAGGTCCGACCTGCGAACGTGTCTAAAAAAAGACATTGGGTCAAAATACTTATTTTCATTCTCCTCTCACAGGT
Encoded here:
- a CDS encoding aminoacyl-tRNA hydrolase produces the protein MKLIVGLGNPGKEYDGTRHNIGWDAITAFAESVGATPFSKKAAFHAEVAEANIDGKKILFARPLTFMNLSGNSVQMFKSYFKMDNADILVVQDEMDFDVGSFKFSTGSGPAGHNGILSIQQSLGSRDIARLRIGVSKPDRHMAKEDYVLGKFSAAEKKLLKAQTKKLNQAMNDWISQGLTKTMNAWNGV